GCAGAAATATGTTTAACTGGTGGTGGTCTTCCACTATGACGTCTCAGGTTGCAGTCCTGGCCTCGGGTTGTGTAACGGCATTGGAATGTTCCCTTTATGACTTTGTCACTCAGGCTTGTTTACGTGCCTCATTTTCAGGAAAGCCACGACAGTATAAGACGGAACCTGCTGGGAACATAAAGAACGTTACCAGTGATTCTGTGTAGTCCGTTCATCCATAACCAAGTACTGCTAAAGTCCCTCAAGGCTCAATCTTTAGTACCCCcttaaagtttggacacactgaAACGAGAAGCCCTCCATAAGAGTCTTGAGGGCTTTCATGGGACTCAGGGGTACCTTGACCAGGAACACAAATGCACATGCTGTACAGATTTGAAGGTTGTGGTAGGAACTGGTTTTATGTCCCTCAAGGTCCAGTCTACACTCATGCATCCCATAGGACGAGTTAGCAGAGTCTGAGTTCCAAGCTTAGTTTGTGAAGTCCACAAAAGAACATTGTACCACAGAAACGTTGCATTTTCTCACAATGTCATCCTCATTTCCAGACCGTGGGCAGGGTTTTATTAATAGTGCCTACCAGGAGATGAAGGCTGATGTCACAGAGGTCCCAGCATCCCACCTCCGTCCTGGTGGGAATGTCTTGGGTAAGTTGACGCACTCGGATACTTCAAACCCAAAGTACCACATTGCATAACTGTGCCTTCCTTCAGGTTGTGGTGAGGTGATGTCGGTGGGAGATCCTGTGTTGCATAGGAAGGCCGACGGTATCACAGGGAAGTACGGAGTGTGGCTCCAGGATCCTGAGCCCCAAGGCACGCAGTACACCAACAAGACGGTGTGGCGTATCGACACGGTGGGCAAAGACGTCCGTCAGCTGTTTGCGTATGAAGACATGGACCAGTTTTCTCGTGGTTTCCCCATGAAAATGTTTGTCCTGCCGGAACCGGTAGAGAGCACGGGTGCAACCATGTACCGCGGCTCGCTCTACTACCAGCGCAAACGCAGCCGTACTCTCATCCGCTACGACGTGGCCTCCGAGAGCCTGGCATCACGCCGGGACCTACCTCACGCAGGCTTCCACGGCCAGTACCCCTACTCCTGGGGGGGCTACACGGACATCGACCTGGCGGTGGACGAGCGGGCTCTGTGGGCCATCTACAGCACCAGCAAAGCCAAAGGCAGCATTGTGCTCTCCCAGCTGGACCCTGAGAGCCTGGAGGTGAAGAAGAGCTGGGAGACCAACATCAGGAAGAACACGGCGGCCAACGCCTTCATGGCTTGCGGTCGTCTGTACACGGTGGCCAGCTACAGCGCCGCCAACACCACCCTCAACCAGGTCTACGACACTGCCACCGGGGCCAGCCGGGCCATCTCAGTCCCGTTGAAGAACCGGTACGGTTACAACAGCATGGTGGACTACAACCACCAGCAGAGGAAGCTGTTTGCCTGGGACAACTTCCACATGGTCACCTACCACCTGCGACTGAGCAACTGAACACCAAGGTCATctggatttcaaaataaaagcagcggTTAAGATGCAGGTCCTTCTAACGCCTGGCATTGGCTCGCTCTCTCTGTTGCCATGACGACGCACCGCCCCCATGGTTATTGTGCAGAACTGGAGTCTATTATTTTTTCCTAATAGCGCTCGCTGTAAATAGACTGTACTTGTTTGGCAGACACTAGCAGTCCTAATAAACCTGCTGCCGTCCTTATTTACCTTTCACacttctgcacacacacacacacacacacacacacacacacacacacacacacacacacacacacacacacacacacacacacacacacacacacacacacacacacacacacacacacacacagcagcaaTGAAAAACAACGCTCATTAGAAAaagtacacaaaacatgttttttttgtagccCTAACCAAGATGTTGTTTGTTCCGCCATTTTAGTTGGGATTATTTGCTATATAAATTGAAGCTTTTAAGGCTTTAAAAGTCACTACTTACTAAAAATAGacatgtgaataaacttgaacGTGGTTAGACGGCTCCCTCTAGTGGCCGTGATCCTGAACAGCAACGCCATTTTAAAGGCCACAGTTCTGTAATTGAGTTGCTGGCAGGGTCCTAATGGCAAGCTAGCACAATAGATGTGGGACTAGACCCAGCAGGACTAGACCCGGCAGGACCAACCAAGACGGGCACCTGGAAGGGATGGACAGGGGGACCCAGGAGCTCCACacacgtgaattatatttatatagcgctttactctagtgactcaaagcgctttacatggtgatacccgatatctaagttacattgaaaccagtgtgggtggcaccgggagcaggtgggtaaagtgtcttgcccaaggacacaacggcagtgactaggatggcggaagcgggaatcgaacctgcaaccctcaagttgctggcacggccactctaccaaccaaactataCCGCCCCTTAGTAGCCTTAGGCGCACACCCCCTGCCTGACAAGCAGGCCCAGAACGTAacccccatacttgccaaccttgagacctccgatttcgggaggtggggggtggttggggctgtggttaagaggggagtatattcacagctagaatttaccaagtcaagtatttcattcatttatctgtatactctagcctttaaatagacctcctttttagaccagttgatctgccgcttcttttctttctactatgccccccccttccttgtggagggggtccggtccgatgaccatggatgaagtactggctgtccagaaccgagacccaggatggaccgctcgcctgtgtatcggttggggacatctctacgctgctgatccgcctccgcttgagatggtttcctgtggacgggactctcgctgctgtcttggatccgctttgaactgaactctcgcggctgtgttggagccactatggattgaactttcacagtatcatgttagacccgctccacatccattgctttcggtcccctagggggggggttgcccacatctgaggtcctctccaaggtttttcatagtcagcattgtcactggcgtcccactggatgtgagttttccttgcccttttgtgggttcttccgaggatgttgtagtcgtaatgatttgtgcagtcctatataaataaacatttattgattgattgatttacacatatacacacacataacactaatcccctcattgttgagttaagggttggattgtccatccttgttctatcctttgtcactatttttctaaccatgctgaacaccctctctgatgatgcattgctgtgtggcacgcaccaaagtgctttcatcaaatgcactagagtctggaatcttccatctctccctagcatggcccaaaacatacagtagatggcagtattgtcctgtttaagagtgtcacaacgttgctgt
The window above is part of the Nerophis ophidion isolate RoL-2023_Sa linkage group LG04, RoL_Noph_v1.0, whole genome shotgun sequence genome. Proteins encoded here:
- the LOC133550800 gene encoding myocilin-like; translated protein: MWLQAALLGLSFLTLASQLQAEDQASLRRAKDAAGRCQYTFTVTSPEESGCSGRAETEGVVSRLTLLEALVSRLMARRETGADVEVGFQEDFSQLTGERNQLRQDKDRLKRQVQDLQARVRELSQETDGLRQSCKETNTSADLRSHQRLSGDRGQGFINSAYQEMKADVTEVPASHLRPGGNVLGCGEVMSVGDPVLHRKADGITGKYGVWLQDPEPQGTQYTNKTVWRIDTVGKDVRQLFAYEDMDQFSRGFPMKMFVLPEPVESTGATMYRGSLYYQRKRSRTLIRYDVASESLASRRDLPHAGFHGQYPYSWGGYTDIDLAVDERALWAIYSTSKAKGSIVLSQLDPESLEVKKSWETNIRKNTAANAFMACGRLYTVASYSAANTTLNQVYDTATGASRAISVPLKNRYGYNSMVDYNHQQRKLFAWDNFHMVTYHLRLSN